Proteins encoded in a region of the uncultured Sunxiuqinia sp. genome:
- a CDS encoding PAS domain-containing sensor histidine kinase, translated as MDYNNDLSYFVIENKSRQVVLVGSDFCMFFAIDKSPTDFTGRNISNLFESMSQIVKDRALFFKQLNAARTDMSVSSDNTICLMDGRLLNFNVSTAGYFNDQLCYMWQFTDITKEGINNHIDFLNSNISSTLIKAMTQVQVERCVLDAALKIDQVYAVGIYMLDTNKSNFVCKRVKGRPVHPINKRKEYQINDDGYSGLVFGGECHVLMFDDLLKDQENLPKNCQSALQIYPIIRNESIIGALNVEIYNIGKFSEQLCNLIELIVKQTGSSFERIDIHQKNVDSQRDYEKMFNTVDDFVFVLDIKGNIVQANPYVLKKLDFSFEELAQVSFREFVLSSKQLGIFEKESSFPQEKTIVCQTFLITKLGQVIPVEIKISRGWWNQEKAFYCIARDISKRLKIENDLRSSEAYWQMALDSSGDGIWEYESNQKEIFFSKGWIKGVLGYDIDGNRMKVDDWLKYMHSDDLDTVTSIYQDFINEKSSHFRMEFRVRCEDGAYKWLLLRGKSIVFLGSENSKRVIGTVTDISMRKSYEVSLSKSLEKERELNELKSKFVTMASHEFRSPLSAILISVDTMEAYMNQMTHVDIQSKIKRIKGNILFLTEVLDKIMDLSNIERGEIKFQPVKTNVYAFFGDIINTYECDPLLSHIIDSNITENSLLIEIDKHMMKQVIKNIVGNSFKYSPVGSTVRIWIEEDASKFFIHVQDNGIGIEKEDADKVFLPFNRGINVGNIRGTGLGLSLSLQFVRYHGGDIFVESEPHVKTVFTIMLPKRS; from the coding sequence ATGGACTATAATAATGATTTATCCTATTTTGTAATAGAAAACAAAAGCAGACAAGTAGTTCTTGTAGGTTCGGATTTTTGTATGTTTTTTGCTATTGACAAGTCTCCTACTGATTTTACAGGGAGGAATATATCCAACTTGTTTGAAAGCATGAGTCAGATCGTGAAGGATAGAGCGTTATTTTTTAAACAACTGAATGCGGCTCGAACCGATATGTCTGTTTCTTCTGATAATACGATTTGCCTTATGGATGGCCGTTTGCTGAATTTTAATGTCTCAACGGCAGGCTATTTTAACGATCAGCTTTGTTACATGTGGCAATTTACGGACATTACAAAAGAGGGTATAAATAATCACATTGATTTTTTGAATAGTAATATTAGCAGCACCCTAATCAAGGCAATGACGCAAGTGCAAGTCGAGCGGTGCGTTTTAGATGCTGCGTTGAAAATTGACCAGGTTTATGCTGTAGGAATATATATGCTGGACACCAATAAGAGCAACTTTGTTTGCAAGAGGGTAAAAGGACGACCGGTTCACCCTATTAATAAGAGAAAAGAATATCAAATAAATGATGACGGATATAGTGGGCTGGTGTTTGGTGGAGAGTGTCATGTTTTAATGTTTGATGATTTGTTGAAAGATCAAGAGAATTTGCCTAAAAATTGTCAGTCTGCCCTTCAGATTTATCCTATAATACGAAACGAGAGTATAATAGGGGCTCTCAATGTTGAGATTTATAATATTGGTAAGTTCTCAGAACAATTATGTAACCTCATAGAGCTCATTGTAAAACAAACTGGATCATCCTTTGAACGAATAGATATCCATCAAAAGAATGTTGATAGTCAGAGGGATTATGAAAAAATGTTCAACACTGTCGATGATTTTGTTTTCGTTCTGGATATTAAAGGAAATATAGTACAAGCAAATCCATATGTGTTAAAAAAGCTTGATTTTTCTTTCGAGGAGTTAGCTCAGGTTTCATTTAGAGAATTCGTTCTTTCTTCAAAACAATTAGGAATTTTTGAAAAAGAAAGCAGTTTTCCTCAAGAAAAAACAATTGTTTGTCAAACTTTTCTCATAACAAAATTAGGCCAAGTCATTCCAGTGGAGATAAAAATCAGTCGGGGATGGTGGAATCAAGAAAAGGCGTTCTACTGTATCGCAAGAGATATTTCCAAACGTTTAAAAATTGAAAATGATTTGCGTAGTAGCGAAGCTTATTGGCAAATGGCTTTGGATAGTTCTGGTGATGGAATATGGGAATATGAATCAAATCAAAAAGAAATTTTCTTTTCTAAAGGATGGATAAAGGGAGTATTGGGTTACGATATCGATGGGAATAGGATGAAGGTGGATGATTGGTTAAAATACATGCATTCGGATGACTTGGATACAGTCACTTCTATCTATCAGGATTTTATCAATGAAAAATCTTCTCATTTTCGGATGGAATTCAGGGTTCGTTGTGAAGATGGGGCGTACAAGTGGCTGCTTCTTAGAGGGAAGTCGATTGTCTTTTTAGGGTCCGAGAATTCCAAGCGAGTGATTGGCACTGTCACCGACATTTCGATGCGTAAAAGTTATGAAGTATCCTTATCAAAATCACTTGAAAAGGAAAGAGAACTAAATGAATTAAAATCAAAATTTGTAACCATGGCCTCCCATGAATTTCGAAGTCCTCTGTCTGCAATTTTGATTTCAGTGGACACTATGGAAGCATACATGAATCAAATGACTCATGTTGATATTCAGAGTAAAATCAAAAGAATAAAAGGGAATATTCTATTTTTAACAGAAGTATTAGATAAGATCATGGATTTGTCTAACATTGAACGAGGCGAAATAAAATTTCAACCAGTTAAAACGAATGTTTATGCTTTTTTTGGAGATATTATTAATACCTATGAATGCGACCCCTTGTTGAGTCATATAATAGATTCTAATATTACCGAAAATTCGCTGTTGATAGAAATAGACAAGCATATGATGAAACAGGTTATAAAGAATATCGTTGGCAATAGTTTTAAATATTCTCCAGTTGGTTCTACTGTTCGGATTTGGATTGAAGAAGACGCCTCTAAATTCTTCATTCATGTTCAGGACAATGGAATTGGAATTGAAAAAGAAGATGCCGATAAGGTCTTTTTACCTTTTAACAGAGGAATTAATGTAGGGAATATCAGGGGAACAGGTCTGGGATTATCGCTTTCCCTACAATTCGTTCGATATCACGGAGGTGACATTTTCGTTGAGTCTGAACCTCATGTCAAAACTGTTTTTACTATTATGTTACCCAAGCGTTCTTAA
- a CDS encoding hybrid sensor histidine kinase/response regulator, with protein MTSILFIGDNEEFYRETANILRVEGFRTYHAANKTNDISHALCVNPDLILCDVPKLSFPMEAKTRSVIQKHAYEKLIPIILILSCSENEVEKIAIKLGADGVLLKPYTKKKLLYTINICIQQAKKYKFFANNSANRLKSIITKTVPHEFRTSLNAILGFSEIIIDDENLSNPDVIELTKLINHSGKYLLEITNKYLLYIHFSANKCLKNFQYTDIEKIATSIAKEVSQKYNRTEDLSLAIFSAKIPIITDWFSFAIHELIDNAFKFSSKGQPVHFLTKVTENRAYFTIIDSGRGFSKECSHHEIDSFLQFDREFYEQQGLGLGLYLAKEIICHHRGCFEIASQEGKGTTICFDLPVNQNK; from the coding sequence ATGACATCAATATTATTCATTGGAGACAACGAGGAATTTTATAGAGAGACGGCTAACATTTTGAGAGTTGAAGGTTTTCGCACTTATCATGCCGCAAACAAAACGAATGACATCAGCCATGCGCTATGTGTTAATCCCGACCTTATCTTATGTGATGTTCCCAAATTATCATTTCCGATGGAAGCTAAAACCCGATCGGTCATACAAAAGCATGCTTATGAAAAGCTAATCCCAATTATTCTCATATTATCGTGTTCTGAAAATGAGGTCGAAAAAATAGCAATAAAATTAGGGGCAGATGGTGTTCTATTGAAGCCTTACACCAAGAAAAAACTATTGTACACTATCAATATATGCATCCAACAAGCAAAAAAGTATAAGTTTTTTGCCAATAATTCAGCAAACAGATTAAAAAGTATTATTACCAAAACTGTCCCTCATGAATTTAGAACCTCTCTAAACGCGATTCTGGGTTTCAGTGAAATTATTATTGACGACGAAAATCTTTCAAACCCTGACGTCATTGAGTTAACAAAATTGATTAACCACAGCGGGAAGTACCTCTTAGAAATAACCAATAAATATCTTCTTTACATTCATTTTAGTGCCAATAAATGTTTGAAGAATTTTCAATACACAGATATTGAAAAGATAGCAACATCTATTGCTAAAGAGGTATCACAAAAGTACAATCGCACTGAAGACCTGTCGCTGGCAATATTTTCAGCAAAAATACCAATCATAACAGACTGGTTCTCTTTTGCAATCCATGAATTAATCGATAATGCATTTAAGTTTTCATCAAAAGGACAACCCGTGCACTTTTTAACAAAAGTAACAGAAAATAGAGCGTATTTTACAATTATTGATTCAGGCAGAGGTTTTTCCAAAGAATGTTCTCACCATGAGATTGATTCATTTCTTCAATTTGATCGAGAATTTTATGAACAGCAAGGATTGGGACTTGGTTTATATCTGGCAAAAGAGATCATTTGCCATCACCGTGGCTGCTTTGAAATAGCATCGCAAGAAGGAAAAGGCACTACTATTTGTTTTGATTTGCCTGTAAATCAAAACAAATAG
- a CDS encoding response regulator, with protein MKTKILVIEDEADLRDGISELLTYEGFQVMKAENGNEGLTMALNENPNVILCDILMPGMNGYEVLEKWKNSSEHFTEVPFILVTALSNRSDYREGMEKGADDFLVKPFTRQELIGSINSRLGIQESRKAFIKQSIKKIEKYLKNELKTDSQEIHNNSSELQDILRKNKELEELLEKKENELIQETMKAIEITNNISEIKATIKKELHNSNGEKERKLLLKLHRKIGSKSLLSDNWAIFQMKFNQTYPHFISNITTKFSKLTQYDLIFISAMIVGLNTCQLADLLNISADSVRKSRYRLKKKLGLGKEDDLIKFIHSFNSK; from the coding sequence ATGAAAACGAAAATACTTGTTATAGAAGACGAAGCTGATTTGCGAGATGGAATCTCAGAGCTATTAACTTATGAAGGTTTTCAAGTTATGAAAGCAGAAAATGGAAATGAAGGACTAACTATGGCCTTAAATGAAAACCCCAACGTAATATTATGCGATATACTGATGCCAGGAATGAACGGTTATGAAGTATTGGAGAAGTGGAAAAACTCTTCAGAGCATTTTACAGAAGTACCTTTTATTCTCGTCACAGCATTAAGCAATCGATCGGATTATCGAGAAGGTATGGAAAAAGGAGCTGATGATTTTTTAGTTAAGCCTTTCACCAGACAAGAGCTTATCGGCTCTATAAATTCGAGACTGGGAATCCAAGAATCAAGAAAAGCTTTTATCAAACAATCAATAAAAAAAATAGAAAAATATTTGAAAAACGAATTAAAAACAGATTCTCAAGAAATACATAATAACAGCTCTGAACTACAGGATATTTTACGTAAAAACAAGGAACTGGAAGAACTCCTTGAAAAAAAAGAAAATGAGTTAATTCAAGAAACGATGAAGGCCATTGAAATTACAAACAATATTTCGGAGATTAAGGCAACAATAAAAAAGGAACTTCATAACAGCAATGGGGAGAAAGAAAGAAAACTATTATTGAAACTCCACCGTAAAATTGGGTCAAAATCATTATTATCCGATAACTGGGCTATATTTCAGATGAAATTTAACCAGACGTATCCGCACTTTATTTCCAACATCACTACAAAATTCTCAAAACTAACACAATACGATCTGATCTTCATTTCTGCAATGATAGTGGGTTTAAATACCTGCCAGTTAGCCGATCTTTTGAATATTTCTGCCGACAGTGTTCGCAAAAGCCGATATCGTCTGAAAAAGAAACTAGGTTTAGGTAAAGAGGATGACCTTATTAAATTCATTCACTCATTTAACAGCAAATAA
- a CDS encoding nucleotide sugar dehydrogenase: protein MIINNVCCIGGGYVGGPTMAVIAQKCPHIKVTVVDNNEDRIHAWNDVDLDKLPIYEPGLAEVIGEVRGRNLFFSTDVNKGIREAQIVFVAVNTPTKTFGIGKGMAADLKYVELCARQIAKVAKEPKIVIEKSTLPVRTAESIRTILEAESKGVDFQVLSNPEFLAEGTAITDLCYPDRVLIGGGQDKAGQLAISSLVDIYANWIPREKIITSLIWSSELSKLTANAFLAQRISSINAISAICERTEADVDEVALAIGMDSRIGSSFLKASVGFGGSCFQKDILNLTYLCRHFNLPEVADYWEQVIKMNDYQKCRFAQQIIHALFNSVSGKKIALLGWAFKKNTNDTRESAAIYVAKELLMDQAEIHIYDPKVSSRQIILDLEHVFSEVCTKESFRRMIEKHVVVHQDPYLAMDKAHAAALLTEWTEFSAYDWNMIYGNMLKPAFLFDGRNLLDLESLKNIGFQVWGIGK from the coding sequence ATGATAATTAACAATGTGTGTTGTATAGGAGGCGGGTATGTCGGTGGACCAACAATGGCTGTAATTGCTCAAAAATGCCCACATATAAAAGTTACGGTTGTTGATAATAATGAAGATAGAATTCATGCTTGGAATGATGTGGACTTGGATAAGTTACCGATTTATGAGCCAGGTTTAGCTGAGGTTATCGGAGAAGTTCGGGGGCGTAATCTGTTTTTCTCGACTGATGTAAATAAGGGGATACGAGAGGCACAGATTGTTTTTGTAGCGGTAAATACGCCAACTAAAACATTTGGTATTGGAAAAGGTATGGCTGCAGATTTGAAATATGTTGAATTATGTGCACGACAAATTGCAAAAGTAGCAAAGGAGCCTAAGATTGTAATTGAGAAGTCAACATTGCCAGTACGTACAGCGGAATCTATCCGAACAATTCTGGAAGCTGAAAGTAAAGGAGTGGATTTTCAGGTACTTTCAAATCCGGAATTTTTAGCAGAGGGAACAGCAATTACGGATTTGTGTTATCCGGATAGAGTTTTGATTGGTGGAGGACAAGATAAAGCGGGACAGCTGGCTATTTCTTCCCTTGTTGATATTTATGCCAATTGGATCCCACGAGAGAAAATTATAACTTCCCTTATTTGGTCGTCCGAATTATCGAAATTGACGGCAAACGCATTTTTGGCTCAAAGAATATCAAGTATTAATGCTATTTCTGCGATTTGTGAACGTACAGAGGCAGACGTAGATGAAGTTGCGCTTGCTATCGGTATGGACAGTAGGATTGGTTCCAGTTTTCTGAAAGCTTCGGTCGGGTTTGGAGGCTCTTGTTTTCAGAAAGATATTTTGAACTTAACTTATCTATGTCGACATTTCAACTTACCTGAAGTTGCTGATTATTGGGAGCAGGTTATAAAAATGAACGACTATCAGAAGTGTCGTTTTGCGCAGCAAATAATACATGCCTTATTTAACTCAGTATCGGGCAAGAAAATAGCTTTACTGGGATGGGCATTCAAGAAAAACACGAATGATACACGGGAGAGTGCAGCAATTTATGTTGCTAAAGAATTATTAATGGATCAGGCTGAAATACATATTTACGATCCCAAAGTTAGCAGTAGACAAATTATTCTGGATCTTGAGCATGTCTTTTCTGAGGTTTGCACAAAAGAGAGCTTTAGACGTATGATTGAAAAACACGTCGTTGTTCATCAAGATCCCTACCTTGCAATGGATAAGGCACATGCTGCTGCCCTGTTGACAGAGTGGACCGAGTTTTCAGCTTATGATTGGAATATGATATATGGCAATATGTTAAAGCCAGCTTTCCTGTTTGATGGACGAAATTTACTTGATCTAGAGAGTTTGAAGAATATAGGGTTTCAGGTTTGGGGAATTGGAAAATAG
- a CDS encoding oligosaccharide flippase family protein translates to MSSDNNKRIAKNTLLLYFRMFLTMGISLYTSRIVLNTLGIEDFGIYNVVGGIVMMFSFLNTSMASATQRFLSFELGRNDLKELKRVFAMSLNIHATIAVVIFIVAETAGLWFLNNRMSIPLNRLLAANWVYQFSIFAFVVTIMSVPYNALIISHERMNIFAMVSIAEVTLKLIIVIVLQRLNADKLKLYAILVFFVALFIRLIYGIYCRRNLKGSKYYFFWDKQLYKRLISYAGWNLWGNAAAVTYSQGVNILLNLFFGPSINAARGIAFQVKNAVNGFVSNFQMALNPQIVKSYAEKDLLYMHQLIFQGARYSFFLLFILSLPVIIEADTILLLWLKIVPDYTVLFCRLILINALIDSISGPLMTAAQASGKIKVYQGVVGGLLLLILPMSYTFLAWGYPPQITLIISISVSIIALGARLLIISPLVKLSIRSFFKQITRILIVVFSSVILPILLKYSIEDMFLRLLVVCVASTVSVLSAIYFLGLRKEEVAFVRERFIDVLSKVKRKSE, encoded by the coding sequence ATGTCTTCTGATAATAATAAACGCATTGCCAAAAATACTTTACTTCTCTATTTTCGGATGTTCCTAACCATGGGGATCTCCTTGTACACATCACGTATTGTATTGAATACGTTAGGGATTGAAGATTTTGGGATTTACAATGTGGTGGGAGGGATTGTTATGATGTTTAGTTTTTTGAATACATCAATGGCCTCTGCAACTCAACGTTTTTTGTCATTTGAACTCGGACGAAATGACCTTAAGGAACTGAAACGGGTATTTGCAATGAGTTTAAATATTCATGCAACAATCGCTGTCGTGATCTTTATAGTAGCAGAAACCGCAGGGCTCTGGTTTCTAAATAATAGAATGTCTATTCCTCTGAACCGGCTATTGGCTGCCAATTGGGTTTATCAATTTTCAATATTTGCCTTTGTTGTAACGATAATGAGTGTTCCTTATAATGCACTGATCATATCTCATGAGAGAATGAATATATTCGCGATGGTTAGTATTGCCGAGGTTACTTTAAAACTAATAATTGTTATAGTCTTACAGCGGCTTAATGCCGACAAACTTAAGCTATACGCTATCTTGGTTTTTTTTGTCGCTTTATTTATCCGGTTAATATATGGGATTTATTGTCGCCGGAATCTTAAAGGAAGTAAATATTATTTCTTTTGGGATAAACAGCTTTATAAACGCTTGATTAGCTATGCTGGATGGAACTTATGGGGAAATGCAGCTGCAGTGACGTATAGTCAGGGAGTAAATATCTTGTTAAATTTATTTTTTGGTCCTTCTATAAACGCAGCAAGGGGCATCGCTTTTCAAGTAAAAAATGCAGTTAATGGTTTTGTAAGTAATTTTCAGATGGCTTTGAATCCTCAAATTGTAAAATCATATGCAGAGAAGGATTTATTGTATATGCACCAGCTCATATTTCAAGGAGCTAGGTATTCGTTCTTTTTACTCTTCATTTTAAGCTTGCCGGTTATAATTGAAGCTGATACGATATTGCTTTTATGGTTGAAGATCGTTCCGGACTATACTGTTCTCTTTTGCCGTTTAATTCTTATTAATGCCTTAATTGATTCGATTTCTGGTCCATTGATGACTGCGGCACAGGCGTCAGGTAAGATTAAGGTTTATCAAGGGGTTGTTGGTGGACTCTTGTTGCTTATATTACCGATGTCTTATACATTTTTAGCGTGGGGGTATCCTCCTCAAATAACTCTAATAATAAGCATTTCCGTTTCCATAATTGCTCTTGGCGCCCGTTTGCTGATTATAAGTCCTTTGGTTAAGCTTTCAATTCGTTCTTTTTTTAAACAGATAACTCGGATTTTAATTGTTGTTTTCAGCTCCGTTATTTTACCAATTCTATTAAAATATAGTATCGAAGATATGTTTTTACGCCTTTTGGTAGTTTGCGTCGCCTCAACAGTCTCTGTATTGTCTGCCATTTACTTTTTGGGTTTAAGGAAAGAAGAAGTAGCATTTGTAAGGGAGAGGTTTATTGATGTTTTGTCGAAGGTTAAACGAAAGTCAGAATGA
- a CDS encoding Coenzyme F420 hydrogenase/dehydrogenase, beta subunit C-terminal domain translates to MNSKVIDLVVNNDLCIGCGLCVYKCPEKALEMCWDDYGFWVPTLNAGCKQHGDCLDVCPFNPKPSEAIRTESELSNIFQDAPNYHLNVGKFFGLYAGYSKEYRLTSSSGGIATFLLVELLEKGFVDYVFSVRTSSNGGTHYEYAVSQSRQELISSAKTKYYPVDMSVVLSKIEKLKGKIAVVGVACFIKAIRLAQYNDPQLRERITFLVGIICGGIKSRFFSEYLAEKAGVSSLHCQYPKFRVKNLKSTAADYSFSCIDGKSNEKKTIRMRPLGDMWGSGLFKSNACDFCDDVTTELADISVGDAWIPPFNQDGRGTSIVVSRSDLAERILTNGITDGKLELETLSLERFMSSQSGSFTHRQQALTFRINQQGKSSVIPPKRFDKGKIPLDVKMIQLQRRKVRRRSLDIWKNTGNSVLFDQSMKADLHLLRKLTQIYHLRRKVLAKLNISKR, encoded by the coding sequence ATGAATTCAAAGGTGATCGACTTGGTTGTTAATAATGACCTATGCATTGGTTGTGGACTATGTGTGTATAAGTGTCCTGAAAAGGCGTTGGAAATGTGCTGGGACGATTATGGCTTTTGGGTCCCGACGCTTAACGCAGGTTGTAAACAACACGGAGATTGTCTGGATGTTTGTCCATTTAATCCGAAACCTTCCGAAGCAATAAGGACAGAGAGTGAGCTGTCAAATATTTTTCAGGATGCCCCGAATTATCATCTCAATGTTGGGAAATTTTTCGGGTTATATGCAGGATATTCTAAGGAATACAGATTAACCTCTTCTTCTGGTGGAATTGCTACTTTTTTACTGGTCGAATTACTGGAGAAAGGTTTTGTTGACTATGTTTTTTCTGTAAGGACATCATCTAATGGAGGTACACATTACGAATATGCAGTGAGTCAGAGCAGACAGGAGTTGATTTCGTCAGCAAAAACCAAATATTATCCAGTGGATATGTCAGTTGTATTATCAAAAATCGAGAAGTTGAAAGGAAAGATAGCTGTTGTGGGAGTCGCGTGTTTTATTAAGGCTATTCGGCTTGCTCAGTACAATGATCCTCAGTTAAGAGAAAGAATTACTTTTTTGGTCGGTATTATCTGTGGTGGGATAAAGAGTCGTTTTTTTTCGGAATACCTGGCAGAGAAGGCTGGTGTTTCCAGTTTGCACTGTCAGTATCCTAAGTTTAGAGTTAAAAACCTGAAAAGTACGGCAGCGGACTATTCCTTTAGCTGCATTGACGGCAAAAGCAATGAAAAAAAGACAATCCGAATGAGACCGTTGGGAGATATGTGGGGGAGTGGTCTTTTTAAGTCAAATGCTTGCGATTTTTGTGACGATGTAACAACCGAGTTGGCTGATATATCTGTGGGTGATGCCTGGATTCCCCCGTTTAATCAGGACGGAAGAGGGACGAGTATTGTTGTGAGTAGGTCTGATCTTGCGGAGAGAATACTAACGAACGGAATTACAGATGGCAAATTAGAGCTTGAAACTCTTAGTCTTGAGCGTTTTATGTCTTCCCAGTCAGGAAGTTTTACTCATAGACAGCAGGCTTTGACCTTTCGAATTAATCAGCAAGGAAAGAGCTCGGTGATTCCTCCGAAACGGTTCGATAAGGGGAAGATACCATTGGATGTAAAAATGATCCAGTTACAGCGACGGAAAGTTCGGAGAAGGAGTCTGGATATATGGAAAAATACTGGTAACTCGGTTCTTTTCGACCAGTCTATGAAAGCGGACTTACACTTGTTGCGAAAATTGACACAGATATATCATTTGCGGAGAAAAGTTCTAGCTAAACTGAATATTTCAAAAAGATAG
- a CDS encoding polysaccharide pyruvyl transferase family protein codes for MKIGILTLRLHLNYGGILQAYALQKHLEELGHEVMLIDRHHNTLSLFLQVKRWVKKYLLFRKSSQTWQKDASKNIDGFVSKYFIHKTQPIKSEKELRKWISRSSIEAVIVGSDQVWRTEYTRELAANYFLDFVGDDIKKFSYAASFGNDEWNQSQGFSMQIKGLLARFDAVSVREESAIVLCQNVFGTQARHHIDPTLLLHKEHYLRLINNHPGDYKTGGIFAYILDNSPDKNRLVETVSSALNKSIDVLHLSKYYKEFTGNVLPSVESWLANFYHADYVVTDSFHGCVFSIIFNKPFIAIGNKERGMTRFLSLLRLFNLENRIALDFEDFNESIIHSPIDWPRVNELILKKRQEADDYLSTLLGKL; via the coding sequence ATGAAGATCGGAATTTTGACATTAAGACTCCACTTGAATTACGGCGGAATTTTGCAGGCTTATGCACTTCAGAAACACCTAGAGGAGCTAGGTCATGAGGTGATGCTGATCGATCGTCATCATAATACCTTATCTCTCTTTTTACAAGTAAAAAGATGGGTGAAAAAATATTTGCTTTTCAGAAAGTCTTCTCAAACCTGGCAAAAGGATGCGAGCAAAAATATTGACGGGTTTGTCAGTAAATATTTTATTCATAAAACACAGCCAATAAAATCAGAGAAGGAACTGAGAAAATGGATTAGTCGTTCTTCTATAGAGGCGGTTATCGTTGGTAGTGATCAGGTATGGCGAACAGAGTATACGCGGGAATTAGCAGCTAATTATTTTCTGGACTTTGTAGGCGACGATATCAAGAAGTTCTCATATGCTGCATCCTTTGGTAACGATGAGTGGAACCAGTCACAGGGTTTCAGCATGCAAATAAAGGGGCTTCTAGCTCGTTTTGATGCGGTATCTGTGAGAGAAGAATCGGCGATCGTTCTCTGTCAGAATGTTTTTGGGACACAAGCGCGGCATCACATAGACCCAACGCTTTTGTTACATAAGGAACATTACTTACGTTTAATTAACAACCATCCCGGAGACTATAAAACCGGAGGTATCTTTGCTTACATTTTAGATAATTCCCCAGACAAGAATCGTTTAGTAGAAACAGTATCAAGCGCACTTAATAAATCGATTGATGTTTTGCATTTGTCAAAATATTATAAAGAGTTTACTGGCAATGTACTGCCTTCTGTTGAATCGTGGCTCGCCAATTTCTATCACGCAGACTACGTCGTAACAGATTCGTTTCACGGATGTGTTTTCTCGATTATTTTCAATAAACCATTCATTGCGATCGGCAATAAAGAACGAGGGATGACGAGATTTTTATCTCTTCTAAGATTGTTTAATCTAGAGAATCGCATTGCTCTCGACTTTGAAGATTTCAATGAAAGTATTATTCATTCACCGATAGATTGGCCCCGGGTAAATGAACTAATATTGAAGAAGAGACAAGAGGCTGATGACTATTTGTCAACTTTACTGGGAAAGTTATGA
- a CDS encoding glycosyltransferase: protein MKQSFKISVIIPLYNKENAVLATIESVLKQEYRNFECLIVDDGSTDNSLSVISQINDDRVKIFTKKNGGVSDARNYGIKYASTNNIFFLDADDIITPGCLRSFMQQMTKYPDAEIYTANFFIERDNKLLTFCSGLQAGYIDNPLKALYYRQIFPRTGTTLIRKYCLIQSGGFDPEVAVHEDSELFIRLIKKYRVVYSPEKIFSYKTGFNEMSLNNISMHKEYAYHIDLRGRSFYERMLLSELIFKAYRRYWPRNRKMAMTFIKKNLRHLPSIIYTVLHIKLVRNRRLIVC, encoded by the coding sequence ATGAAACAGAGTTTTAAAATATCGGTCATAATACCGCTTTATAATAAGGAGAATGCAGTTCTTGCAACTATAGAGTCAGTTTTGAAACAAGAATATCGGAACTTTGAGTGTTTGATTGTTGACGACGGATCAACGGACAACAGCTTAAGTGTTATATCGCAGATTAACGATGATCGGGTAAAGATTTTTACAAAAAAGAATGGGGGAGTATCTGATGCTCGAAATTATGGTATAAAATATGCATCAACCAATAATATCTTCTTTTTGGATGCAGATGACATTATCACACCGGGCTGTTTGAGATCATTCATGCAACAGATGACTAAATATCCGGATGCAGAAATTTATACTGCCAATTTTTTCATAGAACGCGATAATAAACTTCTTACATTTTGTAGTGGATTGCAAGCAGGTTATATCGATAATCCTCTTAAAGCTTTATATTACCGACAAATATTTCCAAGGACGGGGACTACGCTGATTCGGAAATACTGTTTAATTCAGTCTGGTGGTTTTGATCCAGAGGTAGCAGTACATGAAGATTCTGAGCTGTTTATCCGCTTGATAAAAAAGTATCGGGTTGTATATTCCCCGGAAAAGATATTTTCCTATAAGACAGGTTTTAATGAAATGAGTTTAAATAATATTAGCATGCATAAAGAATACGCCTACCATATTGATTTAAGAGGGCGGTCATTTTATGAGAGAATGTTATTGTCAGAACTTATTTTTAAGGCCTACAGACGTTATTGGCCACGAAATAGGAAAATGGCAATGACTTTTATTAAAAAGAATTTACGGCATCTCCCTTCAATTATTTATACGGTTTTACATATTAAGCTGGTTCGAAATAGACGTCTAATTGTTTGTTGA